catgtgtttgttagccatctgtatgtcttctttggagaaatgtctgtttagttctttggcccattttttgattgggtcatttatttttctggaattgagctgcaggagttgcttatatatttttgagattaatagaAAGGCAGCTCTTTCTTGGGAATTCCAGATTGAAGTCTATCAGTCTGGTtccctcccaatccagggagacTAAGACCTTGCTGCAGCTTTTTTAGGCTTATATATTCacgcaccccccccccctttttttgaccatgccatgtggcagacatgtagcctgccaggctcctctgtccatgggatatcccaggcaagaatactggagtgggtcgccacttcctcctccaggggatgtttctgacccagggatcaagcccacacctCCTGTATCTCTGCATCgcagacgaattctttactgctgagccattgggcaAGCCCTAAGcacacattttgctttttttgcccATGCCATGcagtgggcatgtgggatcttagttctccgaccagggattgaacctataccccctgcattggaagtgtggagtcttaaccactggaccaccagggacgtccatAGGCTTATATATTCCTACGCACTACTGATAACTACCTACGTGGAAGCTAAACCACTCCGACTTCCCACAGATCCTGCTCCTCTAAGTGGTGAGTGGTGGAACCACATCCAGTTTCAACACAACTGCCAGCTTCACCCTCACAGCCCCACGTGTGCACACAGAGCTCGACGGCCCCATCCTGTCCTCAAACAGCTCATATTGACAAACTGCTTGGGTAAATGGAGCATCTCTGAACTGCATCAAGGGAACAAATACAGCATTATCACAACACATACCAGAATGATTAAACCCCATCCCTACTGTATGCAAGGAAATAAGACCCAGGATGGATTCCTTAGAAGGAAGAGGGACTACTCAGGCTTTAAACTATCTAAAAAGTAAAGGAAACTAGAAAGGCTAGTATTATCTTGGCCAAAGATGTATTTATTCCCCTGTTTCCAGACCAAACACACAGCCCTGTGTGTGGACAATGGTCAGTGGGCGCACGGAGTGGCTATTTCAGGACCACTGTTCCTGCTAGATTATAAACCCCAGAAAGGCAGGCTTGGACAGCATCTTACTGAACCAAACGTGATTCAGGTGCAGCTTAGAGTCAGCGATTAGAGTGTGCTCTGTATGCATAAGCCACCAAGTAATTCCTCCTCACTCCCCATCACTGAGGGCTCCTccgtgcctgactctgtgtggAAAGTAAGACCATTAACACACTGACCGTAGGAAACCTACTGGGAGCAGCCCCGCACATAGTTGCTTCACGTGGGGTTCTTGTAAGAGCTTCCCCTGCAAGACCCTTTGCGGGGGTTGCTCTGCTGCCCTCAAGAATAAAAATCTCTATGATCCAGAGTTGCTATGCACCAAATTTTGATGCCTTTTAAATACGTTGATGCCTGTAGCGCTAGAAATGCtttcctatttaaaataaaaattaaattttttttttttaaaagagcagtcTACTTGGAGCAGAAGAGGAGACACACACCCATGGGAAAGGCAGTCAGTGGCACAATAGCCATCTACAGAGAGGCGCTCCAGGATTTTGGAAGGACATGGCGGGTTCTGGGCTGGCAAGGGGAGAAAGGGTAAGGATGGCTCTGCAGACATAAGGACAAAGATGAGGGTGCTGGCCGGGTGAGTCAGGAGTGAGTTAAGAGAGGAAGAGATGGGAACAGGATGAAGCAGTTCTGGAACCCAAAGTAGTTCACAGACttggtgggggtggcgggggaaGGGTTGGTGAGTAAGGAGAAGAGGGAGCAAGGGGGACACAGGCCACCTGATCCTGGGGTCCGTATCATTCCAAACTGGGAGATTTAGATTCTCTCCTAGAGGTGGGGGAGTGGCACTGTGACTGGATTCTGATCAGATTTGGGCTGTTCTGGAAGCAGGTGGCATGACTCTTTCCCCACTCCTGGTCACCCTGGGGAGGTGGGACAAGGACCTGCAGCAAAGTGGGCAACAGGTAAGCTCCCACTCCTCTGGCCCCGGGGCTGGCCCTGCCTGCAGCCAGACCTCAGGGCTCCAGCCGTGGGGGCCGCCCTGGCCCAGGGCTGCAGGCCACTGGGGGAGTCAGCATCCCTCTGGGGTTTGGTCTGAACAGACATGGCCCCCTAGGGAGAAGCCACTTCCTCTATCAGGAGGAAAGGCGGCATCCACTTCCCTGTCCCTTCTGCTGTTATTTCTCAGCGTGTCCAGATCCTGGGTGGAAAAAGGGCTTTCAGAGAACCCGACCTAAGCCTGGACTGGAAAGACAGGAGATTGCAAGTAATGAGACCAATTAGAAAGTTGCCATGAGTCTCTGTAAAACTGATGAGGACCTTAAAATGGGAGAGTGTGGAGGACAGAAAGTCTGAGGGCCAAGAGACGCCAAGGAGAACCTGCAGAGGAAGAGGCGGGAGGGAAGGTCCACGCTCACCTCATCATGAGTGCACACACACCTCCCCAGCCAAGAGTTGTTCCCTGTGGAAGACGAGCCAGGGAAAGGCACACGGTTTAAGCTTTTCTCTCCCCCCGCTCCCCAAGGACAGAACAAGACGGCACAGAAGTGATTGGCATCCAGCCTACGTGTCTTACCCACATATGAGGCAGGCCAGGCCGACTGGCCCCCTCCTCCATAGGGGTCCTGGGGCTTGGTACTCAGAGCACTGGTGTGAAGAGCAGAGTCGGAATTGGTCctaagggggaggggggagagagagagtctGGCTGAAAAATCCATTTTTTCCTTAGTGAAAATgcaatattctttcctgaaaattaCCAACGGGAGAGAAAGCAAGAATAACCGATTTACAATCATCCATAAAATGAGGGGTTTGGACGTACCTGCAGTCCCTTACAACATCAGCCTCTGAGGATGACCCACACCCAGAAAACAGCAATTTGTACTTGTGAGATCTCACACTTTGAAGCTAGTGGTGTAATGATATGGTTTAACAAGGAAGACACCAGACTCATGGCTTTCTTTAAGAAACGTTCCATCTTTCCTCACAATTCAGAAGATGGCTGTGGCCAATATATTCTCTGCAGCTGGGCTAGATCCTCTCCATCTGTGAataattcctcctccaggaaggatCATCAAAGCAGTGGCTTTCCAGCCCTTCCAGGGAGAATGCAAGGTCAGGACGACTTTCAGAATAACCCTAACATGTTCTCTGCCCTTTCACTCTCACCCTCATGAGCACAGTAGTTTTCCAGAGCCTTGTGACATGCAATGTCAATGCAGACTGAATGCACAAGCAGAGGATCAAGCTATCGTCAAGAGATACATAAAAGGGACAACGCCTCTCTTCTCAGTGATTTAGTTTGTTTCAGAAAATACAACTGtgcttaaaaaatattatttacattGACATGAGTTTATTACTGCTATTTCTAAGTATATTAATAAGTATCTTCTATAAATCTCTCAATTTAATTTCCAATATCAATACCTAAATACAAACAAATATACCCACATGAACAAACACTGTTTGAGGGCCTCAATGGTTTTTAAGACTGTGACAGAATCGTTAAGACAAAAATTGGTGGAACTGTTGAACTATAGCAAATTTCTGAAATTCTCCCAGACAGTTGCAGTTTACATGCAGCTTTGACTCCAAGAGATATTATTTACTTGTCTCATCAAGGGTCAAACTGCCAAAAAAGAACTTGTGGGAGGCTTCGAATTAGCCTAAAATGCTTCTCTGTGGGCTGTTTCAGGTGATGGCCTTCTGCAGCCACTGAGCTCCGTGGCTGGACTGTGTGCCATGGCTGGGTTGGGTTTACACAAGGGACAGGCAGCTCAGAACCAGGAGGAAGCAGCAGCAAGAGCAAGGACTCTGGGACCGGGGAGCCTTGGGTTCAGATTCAAAGAGACTCAAGAGAATATCAATCAAATGCAGAGACACAACTGGGGAAATGTGAATACAGACTGGGTATTCGATAATATTAGGAATTATTGTCAATTTTGTTAAGTAGAATAATGGCATTGcggttatgttgttgttgttttttaaaggcTCTTATCAGCCTTATACTGTTAGAGACACTTGCAGGTGAAATACTCTATCTGGCTGGTGGTGGGATGAGGGTGGGAAGGGCAGGGGGTAAGGGTAGACATAGAAGCTAAAAGATGGGCACACGGAATTCTTGTAACGCTTTTCCCTTTTGTGTATGTTAAAATTTtgcactaaattttttttttttttatcccagtTCCATCACATCACAAGGTCACAAGCtaagtgaccttggacaagtcatttgTAACTTCTTAGAACAGAAAGTCATACTCATTCTTGTAGAATGTGATCAGGATTAAACAAAATGACCTAAACACTGGGGTCAGGCTTGAAGTGATGGTTTAATACAGTTATTGAATACTAatgtttctttgtgtttcttatgtatcttatttaatccttgcaACCATCCCTTGATGTAGGTATTGCTATCTTCCTTTTTCCAGCTAAgtaaactgagacacagagaagctGTGCAACTTGCTCAAGGACACAGAGTGGGAGGCAAACTGTCATTCACTCAGACTTCATGTTCTCACAGCTACATTGTCCTGAGCAGATGTTCACTACATGGTGGGAGATtcaggttgctttttttttaacacttagtACAAACACAACACTTAGTATAAACAACAGAATATAAGAGTACTCTGGCAAACAGATGATAGATTAAAAAGCAGCAGGACCATCAAGGTGATTTGCCttctttaaagtttatttctaCTAGAAAACAAGCTATGTACCTGTTGAGTGCAGATGTCAGCCTGAACCCAGGGTGCTtctcttccttccaaggaggctGCTGCCTTTAAAAACCAgaataacataaaaagaaaagaagttcagTCCACAAGGAGCAAGGGAAACCTCAGGCCTGGGTTTGAGAACCGGCCCTTCTACTCACGCAGCTGCACAGCTATCTCTCCGGGTCCTGTGATTTCTGACTTCTATGATAAAAACTATCAGAAATTCGTGTGAATAGGGCAAGCAAATGAGCCAGCTGGGCATGGAAGgaggtttttggtctttttttttttaaagggccaaCAAGCACTTTTGAATgcctttcaaaatatttcagatcCATGACCAACTCCTCTCTGGGGATGTGAGGTCTTATTCCAGATATGTGAAAAACTACCCCTCATCACATACCCCGAGTGTGTGCATAGGGGATGCCTGGCAAATCCTGATACAGAAATGCTGCACTCCTCTACAGAGGTCCATAAAGAGGAACATAACTGCTACAGTAATCCAGTGTATGAAAATATTAATCTAACTAATCCTCATGCTCCAGAAAGCATAAAACACTTTTCtcttaaatacaatttttttacaATCTCAAATTGGACATATCTTTTTATGATTTaattaaagaatctgcttgcagtgagggagacccaggatcgatccctgggtcaggaagatcccctggagaagggaatggctacccactccagtatccttgcctggagaattcccaaggacagaggagcctggtgggctacagtccatggggttgcagagagttggacacgacggagtgcCTAATGctttaatgatttaaaataagaTACTGTGTTTATTCTACAATCATGGATCCCAGGATTCTTAAGGATTGCTGAAAACCTACTTGAGGCAGGGGCCTGCTGTTATCCCTCTTCATACCTGCCTTTCCCAGGTCCTGACTACATTATCCACAGTAAGTGCTGTCAGTATTTGCCCCAAGAATAGATGGAGAATGGACTTCAATCCAGGAAGCTAAAATTTTCAACATGTCCATTTCAAATGCCTCTTAAATCTGACCAGGTGATCTGAAAATGATATCATGCATCCACTGGATGTAACAATCTTTTCAGTTAACTCTACATTCTGTCACCTTCAGTACTATTCCAAAAATACTCAATTTTTTGGTATATATTCTCTACATATAAAAATACTCAAAGAGACCCTAAAGCAAATCCACTATGCAAATAACAGTTTTAGGAGCTTACTATCGCCTCTGTTTCTTTCAGTAGCTTACCATGACacctttatatatttaaatataataacaCCAAATCAGACTATCATGTTGGTCAATGTATTCTGAATGTGTTTCTATTTGGTCTTTAAAATGAAGATCCAGATtgatttaaataactttttttttttttcatagtgaaaacttttatatttggAATTAGCCAGCTGGACTCAGTTTAGATGATCCCAATTTTGTTGGCAACATCCAAAGCATCATAGTCAGGAGCCAGTCGAACATACGCCTTCTTCTCTCCATCAGGCCTGATCAGGGTCTTGACCTTAGCCACGTCAATGTCATAGAGCTTCTTCACAGCCTGTTTAATTTGGTGCTTGTTGGCCTTGACATCCACAATGAATACCAGTGTGTTGttgtcttctattttcttcatGGCTGACTCGGTGGTGAGGGGGAATTTGATGATGGCATAGTGGTCAAGTTTGTTTCTCCTAGGGGCGCTCTTCCGAGGATATTTGGGCTGCCTCCTGAGCCGCAATGTTTTGGGCCGCCGGAAGGTGGGTGACGTCCggatcttctttttcttgtggctGTGGACacctttcaacactgctttcttgGCCTTCAAAGCCTTTGCTTTGGCTTCAGCTTTAGGAGGGGCAGGGGCTTCCTTCTTCGCCTTCGGCGCGATCTTCATGAAAAGGGTTTCtgatttaaataacttttaattttagactTTCATATGTGGACAGACTTAAGTTTTATAAGAGAAAACAAGAGTCTGTGCTTTAGATTAGAAATTTCTAAAATGACATCTGAGGTGGGTAAAATAAAGTGAGACTGTCTAAGCACAGCGCATGCCCACCATATCTTTGAAAACATGACTTGCTTACCTGGGCCAACTCTCATCCAGGGGCTGTGAGGAGTAATTTGCTCCAAGCGCACTACCATCGAAGTAGAAATTTCAATCAAGGAAAACTCATATGAAGGGGAAGCTGAGGCAGAACTAAGA
The window above is part of the Dama dama isolate Ldn47 chromosome 13, ASM3311817v1, whole genome shotgun sequence genome. Proteins encoded here:
- the LOC133067813 gene encoding large ribosomal subunit protein uL23-like → MKIAPKAKKEAPAPPKAEAKAKALKAKKAVLKGVHSHKKKKIRTSPTFRRPKTLRLRRQPKYPRKSAPRRNKLDHYAIIKFPLTTESAMKKIEDNNTLVFIVDVKANKHQIKQAVKKLYDIDVAKVKTLIRPDGEKKAYVRLAPDYDALDVANKIGII